The following are encoded in a window of Scleropages formosus chromosome 7, fSclFor1.1, whole genome shotgun sequence genomic DNA:
- the pex11a gene encoding peroxisomal membrane protein 11A: MDSYIKLVNQSQGRDRVFRATQYACALLRHLLRNHAARREVLEKLRRVESNMSSGRKLFRLGNTVSSISAVKQTMHLSDPMLQLCLTSTHLIRALYFVCDNILWAQSVGLLHSINKECWSRAASRCYLISLVLSLARDVYFFAQVTAWAAQMMEHQKKPLQPKSKAGEAACYPLLGSCIPALIYKGLKNNPPLILDALKNICDLFIPLDTLGIYETSPGMVGLCGLLSSFIGILTLLKPNLKLTP; the protein is encoded by the exons ATGGACTCTTACATCAAGTTGGTAAATCAAAGTCAGGGGAGGGATCGTGTTTTCAG AGCAACGCAGTACGCTTGTGCGCTTCTCCGACACCTGCTCAGAAATCATGCAGCCAGGAGAGAAGTGCTGGAAAAGCTGCGACGTGTGGAATCCAACATGAGTTCGGGGAGAAAAC TGTTCAGACTAGGGAATACAGTGAGCTCCATCAGTGCTGTCAAGCAGACGATGCATCTCTCTGACCCCATGCTGCAGTTATGCTTGACGTCCACCCACCTCATCCGTGCCCTATACTTTGTCTGTGATAACATCCTTTGGGCCCAAAGTGTGGGGCTCCTTCACAGCATCAACAAGGAATGCTGGAGTCGTGCTGCATCCCGCTGCTACCTCATCTCACTGGTTCTAAGCTTGGCACGggatgtgtatttttttgctcAAGTAACAGCATGGGCTGCACAGATGATGGAGCACCAGAAGAAGCCCCTGCAGCCAAagagcaaggctggagaggcAGCTTGCTACCCCCTCCTTGGGTCTTGTATTCCAGCTCTCATTTACAAAGGATTGAAGAATAACCCACCACTCATCCTGGATGCACTGAAGAACATTTGTGATCTCTTCATCCCACTGGACACACTGGGCATTTATGAGACCAGTCCTGGCATGGTGGGCCTGTGTGGTCTCCTGTCCTCTTTCATAGGAATACTTACATTGCTGAAGCCCAACCTGAAGCTGACACCTTAA